One Dromiciops gliroides isolate mDroGli1 chromosome 3, mDroGli1.pri, whole genome shotgun sequence DNA segment encodes these proteins:
- the LOC122749963 gene encoding zinc finger protein 260-like, translated as MAPGSLRPPPQELVTFKDVAVDFTQEEWGLLDHPQKELYKEVMLEIAHNLLSLGLPVPREDVISYFEQRESPGMLEQEGLRSCCPEGEIRLEIKESNAELILSLEETHKLQKREICAAHERIPIGEKMYGCNQCGKPFRSSSNLDDHQRNNTEKKPYECKQCGKALKWRKSIDIHQRIHTGEKPYECNQCGKAFKKQFSLNRHQGIHSGEKPYECNQCGKAFTGKSYLNEHQRIHTGETPYECNQCGKAFMRKSHLNSHQRIHTGEKPYECKQCGKTYKHRISLKMHQRIHTGEKPYESNHCGKAFTFRSGLNKHKSIHTGEKPYECKQCGKTYKHWNILNIHQRKHTGEKPYECKQCGKAFTFRYYLKEHQRIHTGENPYECNQCGKAFTFRSGLNKHKIIHTGEKPYECNQCGKAFTQKYNLTEHQRIHTGVKPYECKQCGKTYKHMTNLNMHQKMHNGEKPYECNQCGKAFTLKFYLSQHQRIHTGETPYECNQCGKAFKQKYYLKEHQRIHTGENPYECNQCGKAFTFRSGLNKHQRIHTGKKPYECHQCGKAFPQKSSLNRHQRIHTREEPYECHQCGKAFPQKASLNRHQRIHTGENPYECNQCGKAFTFRSGLNKHQRIHSGKKPYECNECGKAFPHKSSLNRHQRIHT; from the exons ATGGCCCCTGGGAGCCTCAGACCTCCACCTCAG GAGTtggtgacattcaaggatgtggctgtggatttcacccaggaggagtggggCCTGTTGGACCATCCTCAGAAGGAGTtgtacaaggaggtcatgctggagatTGCCCATAACCTGCTCTCCCTGG GGCTTCCAGTTCCCAGAGAAGATGTGATCTCTTATTTTGAGCAGAGGGAATCACCAGGGATGTTGGAGCAAGAAGGCCTGAGGAGCTGCTGTCCAG AAGGAGAGATCAGACTTGAAATAAAGGAAAGTAATGCAGAGCTAATCCTTTCTCTGGAAGAAACTCACAAGCTTCAGAAGAGAGAAATCTGTGCTGCACATGAGAGAATCCCCATTGGAGAGAAAATGTATGgctgtaatcagtgtggaaagccTTTTAGATCCAGCTCCAATCTTGATGATCATCAGAGAAACAACACTGaaaagaaaccttatgaatgcaagcaatgtggaaaggctttgaaATGGAGGAAGAGTATTGATATACATCAGAggatccatactggagagaaaccttatgaatgcaatcagtgtggaaaggctttcaaaaaACAGTTTAGTCTTAATAGACATCAGGGaatccacagtggagagaaaccttatgaatgcaatcagtgtggaaaggcttttacagGAAAGTCTTATCTTAAtgagcatcagagaatccacactggagagacaccttatgaatgcaatcagtgtggaaaggcttttatgCGAAAATCTCATCTTAACTctcatcagagaatccacactggagagaaaccttatgaatgtaaacaatgtggaaagacttataaACACAGGATTAGTCTCAAaatgcatcagagaatccacactggagagaaaccttatgaaagTAATcattgtggaaaggcttttacatTTAGGTCTGGTCTTAACAAACATAAGAgtatccacactggagagaaaccttatgaatgtaaacaatgtggaaagacttataaACATTGGAATATTCTCAATATTCATCAGAGAAaacacactggagagaaaccttatgaatgtaaacagtgtggaaaggcttttacatTTAGATATTATCTTAaggaacatcagagaatccacactggagagaacccttatgaatgtaatcaatgtggaaaggcttttacatTTAGGTCTGGTCTTAATAAACATAAGAttatccacactggagagaaaccttatgaatgcaatcagtgtggaaaggcttttacacaAAAGTATAATCTTACggagcatcagagaatccacactggagtgaaaccttatgaatgtaagcaatgtggaaagacttataaACATATGACTAATCTCAATATGCATCAGAAAATGCATAAtggtgagaaaccttatgaatgtaatcaatgtggaaaggcttttacgtTAAAGTTTTATCTTAGccaacatcagagaatccatactggagagacaccttatgaatgcaatcagtgtggaaaggcttttaaaCAAAAGTATTATCTTAaggaacatcagagaattcacactggagagaacccttatgaatgtaatcaatgtggaaaggcttttacatTTAGGTCTGGCCTTAacaaacatcagagaatccacactggaaagaaaccttatgaatgtcatcaatgtggaaaggcttttccACAAAAGTCTAGTCTTAAcagacatcagagaatccacactagaGAGGAACCTTATGAATgtcatcaatgtggaaaggcttttccACAAAAGGCTAGTCTAAAcagacatcagagaatccacactggagagaacccttatgaatgtaatcaatgtggaaaggcttttacatTTAGGTCTGGTCTTAacaaacatcagagaatccactctggaaagaaaccttatgaatgtaatgaatgtggaaaggcttttccACATAAGTCAAGTCTTAAcagacatcagagaatccacacttga